A region from the Paludicola sp. MB14-C6 genome encodes:
- a CDS encoding GNAT family N-acetyltransferase, protein MDITYANSLTAQEYNVLRKSVGWSEIHLEKAKLGLEHSAFITVAQQGSTPIGMARVISDYGYVAYIADVVVNPSFQGHGIGKQLMQNVIDYINSTLIEGHFVMVNLMAASGKESFYEGFGFQKRPTNENGSGMTLWIRQQ, encoded by the coding sequence ATGGATATTACTTATGCCAACTCTCTTACTGCCCAAGAATACAATGTATTAAGAAAATCAGTAGGATGGAGCGAGATTCATCTAGAAAAAGCAAAACTCGGGTTAGAGCATTCCGCATTCATTACTGTAGCACAACAAGGCTCCACACCGATTGGAATGGCTCGAGTTATCAGCGATTACGGATATGTTGCATATATTGCAGATGTCGTTGTAAATCCTAGCTTTCAAGGACACGGAATCGGAAAACAGTTAATGCAAAATGTTATAGACTATATCAATAGCACTTTAATTGAAGGACATTTTGTTATGGTGAATTTAATGGCGGCAAGCGGAAAAGAATCGTTTTATGAAGGGTTTGGTTTTCAAAAACGACCGACAAATGAGAACGGCAGCGGAATGACACTATGGATTAGGCAGCAGTAA
- a CDS encoding GNAT family N-acetyltransferase yields MLDYIKVDDTNIDLLGLIHSKAWQASHIGIASESYWNTITPEHQTEYFKEKIQDSNNSYYLIFHNANAIGMISFNLTPTSPVGEVMQLYFLPEFCGQGYGKYAMDFAVDYFKAKNVHTIKLWAMNINEKALKFYKKYGYQYTGIENELDASRNITEKCFQYVL; encoded by the coding sequence ATGTTAGACTATATTAAAGTGGATGACACAAATATTGATTTACTGGGTTTAATTCATTCAAAGGCATGGCAAGCAAGCCATATTGGTATTGCTTCTGAATCATATTGGAACACAATTACTCCCGAACACCAAACCGAGTATTTCAAAGAAAAAATACAAGACTCCAATAACAGCTATTACTTAATTTTTCATAACGCCAATGCAATCGGTATGATTAGCTTTAACCTCACCCCTACTTCCCCTGTCGGCGAAGTAATGCAGTTGTACTTTCTTCCTGAGTTTTGTGGGCAAGGATATGGCAAATATGCAATGGATTTTGCAGTCGATTATTTTAAAGCAAAAAACGTCCATACCATTAAACTTTGGGCTATGAATATCAATGAAAAGGCACTCAAATTTTATAAAAAGTATGGCTATCAATACACAGGCATAGAAAATGAATTAGATGCTTCAAGAAATATAACTGAGAAATGTTTTCAATACGTTTTATAG
- the hslO gene encoding Hsp33 family molecular chaperone HslO — protein sequence MGKLVRAISADGSVMAAAIDSTDIVAEIERIHQTSAVITAGLGRLATAASIMGYMLKGEKDSLTLRINGGGPSGSLIAVSNCSGNVKAFVENAVVELPLNQYGKLDVKGAVGNDGFLSVVKDLGLKEPYVGQTPIVSGEIAEDITNYYAVSEQTPTVCGLGVLVNPDLSVRAAGGYLVQLLPFADEACIDTIEENIRNIQSVSSMIDNGMTPEDIINLLLKNLEPNVLDETTTAYKCDCSKQRVEKALISIGKEELTNIREEQGECEVSCHFCNRKYLFSREDLNNLIENQ from the coding sequence ATGGGAAAATTAGTCCGAGCAATTAGTGCAGATGGAAGCGTTATGGCAGCAGCCATCGATTCTACTGATATTGTTGCTGAAATTGAAAGAATACATCAGACTTCAGCAGTCATTACTGCCGGCCTTGGCAGACTTGCTACTGCTGCATCTATTATGGGATATATGTTAAAAGGCGAAAAAGATTCGTTAACGCTTCGTATCAATGGTGGAGGCCCTTCCGGTTCACTCATTGCAGTATCGAATTGCAGCGGTAATGTAAAAGCATTTGTTGAAAACGCTGTCGTTGAACTTCCATTAAATCAATACGGTAAACTTGATGTAAAAGGTGCTGTTGGAAATGATGGCTTTTTAAGTGTAGTTAAAGATTTAGGTTTAAAAGAACCGTATGTTGGGCAAACTCCTATTGTATCGGGAGAAATTGCCGAAGATATTACAAATTATTATGCTGTAAGCGAACAAACACCTACTGTTTGCGGACTTGGCGTTTTGGTAAATCCTGATTTATCCGTAAGAGCTGCTGGTGGATATTTAGTGCAACTGCTTCCTTTTGCTGATGAAGCTTGTATTGATACGATTGAAGAAAATATTCGTAATATTCAATCTGTATCATCTATGATTGATAATGGGATGACTCCTGAAGATATTATCAACTTGCTGTTAAAAAATCTTGAGCCAAATGTACTTGATGAAACAACTACTGCATATAAATGTGATTGTAGCAAACAAAGAGTGGAAAAAGCCTTAATCAGTATTGGTAAAGAAGAATTAACCAATATACGTGAGGAACAAGGCGAATGCGAAGTAAGCTGTCACTTTTGTAATCGTAAGTATTTGTTCTCCAGAGAAGATCTTAACAACCTAATTGAGAACCAATAG
- a CDS encoding CarD family transcriptional regulator has translation MFQVNDIITYGLHGVCTISEITKKELDGKRIEYYILKPINDDNSTISIPVHNEKLTAKMRPTLSKDEIYSLIKELPKEEINWIDNENLRVKQYKELLGSGNPKKILILLKSLYLHKIEQEKMNKKLHMIDERILKNAEEVLYNQFSYSLNTSQERVQDLLLKYMPASN, from the coding sequence ATGTTTCAGGTTAACGACATCATAACATACGGACTACACGGTGTATGTACCATTTCGGAAATTACTAAAAAAGAATTGGATGGAAAAAGAATTGAATATTATATTTTAAAACCGATTAACGACGATAATTCAACCATTTCAATTCCCGTTCACAACGAAAAGCTAACTGCCAAAATGAGACCTACACTATCAAAAGACGAAATTTATTCTCTTATAAAAGAGTTACCAAAAGAAGAGATTAACTGGATAGATAATGAAAATCTGCGAGTTAAACAATATAAAGAGCTATTGGGTTCGGGAAATCCTAAAAAGATTTTAATTCTTTTAAAATCACTTTATCTACACAAAATAGAACAAGAAAAAATGAATAAGAAACTGCATATGATAGATGAACGTATTTTAAAAAACGCTGAAGAGGTTTTATATAATCAATTTTCTTATTCGCTAAATACTTCCCAAGAACGAGTACAGGATCTTCTTTTAAAATATATGCCTGCAAGCAACTAA